The following DNA comes from Oncorhynchus masou masou isolate Uvic2021 chromosome 21, UVic_Omas_1.1, whole genome shotgun sequence.
ttttcttttaagtctcatggaatgtagggcTACATTGAACatcacacattggctgctactgtagggtgaatgatagaacagctatttcaaTGTTATGAGACGCACTTTCTCCATAgtgtttgatggtaggccactctggtaggcctacattatgatcagatagccacagtagccttctTGACCACCGTCTGaacctgtaacttaaagtgggtacagcctcagcgTTAACATTAAACGcgcgctggaagttgcacagaattttcacaacggTCAAGTTTGCTCTCAGCAGACATGAAATTTGCTCTGTGCCAAAAAATATTTGAGGGAACAGGTGGGAGGGCGAAGAGTGAAATGCTCATAGGGAACTGTTTTGTCAGAGTGACAAGCATGTATTCAAGACACACCTGGCGGAGATATTCACCCACATCACCGATACTTTGGAGGTGTGCTAAGGCGCTCTAGAAACAGAGACTACTAGAAAGAAAATGCATTTCAGAGATTTGCTTATTAATTACTGAAATGTGTTGTTTCTTGCCTCAAAGACATTTGTATACTCTCTATTTTATGACTTCAATATGAGACAACAGAATGATAACAAATATCTTTGCTTTGACAGTGTTGGTGCAAGATTAGTCTAAACTGGACAATGGCTTACCACTACTTGGCGATGGTGCACCAACATAATTAAtcatttattttgttttatttaaagCATGCATTCTAATAGAAGCTCCTCTATCATTTAATCactttttaaattgttttactcTATTACAAGACTACATCTGCATGGTTCCTCTCATATTTATGTTGTAATGCCACAACAGATTGTCTGTGTTTGTACATGTTTGTACACAAATGTTCCTCATCCAAGGCCTATGTTGATTCAAATGAGAGACAAGGAATGCTGCTGTTTAATTTATCAAGTCCACGTATGCAAGTAAATGCTGGCATCTTGTAAAGCTGGAGCACAAACTCCGACTACAGAGAGAAGTGGATAAAACAGTGTTTCTCAGTGAACAATGCTGGACACCTGATAGCCTCACATTGTCAGGAACAGAACCTTCACAATCAGCTTCAAACTTCTGTTTTGtacattattttttataaataaaatgTGAACATTTATTTTACTTTGGTATCATTCTTATTACAGTAGTGGACTTCATTCCTGTTCCTGTTTCACTTTATCTGGAAAGTTACTCTTCAGGTAACTCGGTACTCAGTAATATTCGATATTTGGCCCCATTTCTGTCTGACTTAGCCTGAGTGACTAGATCAGAACATATCTAATTAGGACCTTAAAACAGCCCAACGTGACATACAGGACCAAGCCAGCAGCACAGGGCAATAAAGTCCTGTTATACAGGATGTTTCATTCATTAATGTACACACATTCACAGAGAGTGAATAGATGTTCCCAACACAGTCTTGGTTTTTGGCATACCATTGCTTTAGGGTACACTTTCATTTAGAAGTCAGAATTTCTCTGATGTTTATGTCCAAGTCATTGTTGGCTCATACGTATCAACCAGGTAAGGACAACATTTTATTTTAATGTTTTTCTGGGACTCTGAAGTGTAAGCAAGCTAAAGCAATCTCAGTATAGCAGGTCCAGCTTCTCCGTCAGGTTCTCTGTCGCCTACTACTACTAGGTGTGGAAGACAAACACTGCCTGTTTGTTCTGTATCACTTGCTTTACATTAAGTGCAAAATCCCAACCTCTCAGAACATGACTCAACCATTACCTCCCACAACTGAGATGACGGTTAGGGTTCCATTCAATCAGTATAGCTTAAGCGTTACAGATTGCGCAATCTAAATTTTCGACTGAGcagacatatgcagcgtttactgtgaatgcagtctccgctaacATGGGAACATTGCCTTCACATTTCTATCACGCTGTAACACTGAACTTCAGCGATACAGATAACACCCAGCCCTTAGTCCATAGAAGACTCCGATTCGATTCCTGTACAGTACGTCCTATGGTTTACAAGTATCTCAATGGTACTGCCTTTGATTGGTTTTGGAGTGCCATGAATTAattattatatacagtggggcaaaaaagtatttagtcaaccaccaattgtgcaagttctcccacttaaaaagatgagagaggcctgtaaatatcttcataggaacacttcaactatgacagacaaaatgagaaaaaacattacagaaaatcacattgtaggatttttaatgaatttatttgcaaatgattgtggaaaataagtatttggtcaataacaaaagtttatctcaatactttgttatataccctttgttggcaatgacagaggtcaaacattttctgtcagtcttcacaaggttttcacacactgttgctggtattttggcccattcctccatacagatctcctctagagcagtgatgttttggggctgttgctgggcaacatggactttcaactccctccgaagattttctatggggttgagatctggagactggctaggccactccaggaccttgaaatgcttcttacgaattactccgttgcccgggcggtgtgtttgggatcattgtcatgctgaaagacccagccacgtttcatcttcaatgcccttgctgatggaaggaggttttcactcaaaatcttacgatacatggccccattcatgctttcctttacacggatcggtccctttgcagaaaaacagccccaaagcattatgtttccacccccatgcttcactgtaggtatGGTGGTCTTtgaatgcaactcagcattctttgtcctccaaacacgacgagttgagtttttaccaaaaggttatattttggtttcatctgaccatatgacattctcccaatcttcttctggatcatccaaatgctctctagcaaacttcagacgggcctggacatgtactggcttaagcagggggacacgtctggcactgcaggatttgagtccctggcggcgtagtgtgttactgatggtaggcttcgttgcaggtcattcactaggtccccccgtgtggttctgggatttttgctcaccgttcttgtgatcttTTTGACccaacggggtgagatcttgcgtggagccccagatcgagagagattatcagtggtcctgtatgtcttccatttcctaataattgctcccacagttgatttcttcaaaccaagctgcttacctattgcagattcagtcttcccagcctggtgcaggtctacaattttgtttctggtgtcctttgacagctctttggtcttggccatagtggagtttggagtgtgactgtttaaggttgtggacaggtgtcttttatactgataacaagttcaaacaggtgccattaatacaggtaacgagtggaggacagaggagcctcttaaagaagttacaggtctgtgagagacagaaatcttgcttgtttgtaggtgaccaaatacttattttccaccataatttgcaaataaattcattaaaaaatgctacaatgtgattttctggatttttccccctcattttatctgtcatggttgaagtgtacctatggaaATTACatgtctctcatctttttaagtgggagaacttgctcaattggtggctgactaaatacatttttgccccactgtatttttttacctttatttaactaggcaagtcagttaagaacaaattcgtatttacaatgacagcctaggaacagtgggttgttcaggggtagaacggcagctttttaccttgtcagctcagggatttgatctagcaaccttttggttactggcccaacgctctaaccactaggctacctgcctccccaatgtGGATTCCTCAACTAGTCTAGTGTTATAAACTCACCAGAACTCTAGGTGATTCATCTCTATATCCTGGTTGGGTAGGCAGTGTCATGCTTCATCATGTGTCATATTTTGGCTACACTTCCGTAGCTGTGTCACAGACACTGGCTTTGTAAATGCACAATACCATTTGTTTGATTAAATATGCATAACACATTCATTAAAgagtaattattttttttatttaaatacaGCAAAGAATTTAGCTTCCTTAGATTATGATAAACCTGTCTAACAGTGTCATTTCAGAAGTGCAACCTTTTACAATAAATATTTACATTCACAATGAGACACACCAAAACCAAGAATTAAACAGACGAAAACATTAAAATTCTATTCCAACTGCTGGAATGACGGACTTTACTGCCCTAATATGGTAGGTTTGCAAATCCCAAGTGGTTTTCAAGGAAGGATAGTCGGAAGATTTGAAAGATGACAATAACAAACATGACAACACAATGGCTAAATCCTGTGACTCCCTGTCCCATAATATAAATCAATTTGTTGATTCTCATCAATAGATCTGTTTTCTATTCCACTCTGCGAACATCAAGGTCTGTTTTAGATACCTACTGCAATATACTGGCATTACTCATCCCTTAGCCACAGTTCGAACAGCTGGCTGAACATGAAGATTGACAAATAAGGACAAGGCTGTTTGTACACCAAAATGGTCAATACAACAATAACTGTCAATAAAACCTTCATTTAACTTTCTGTTGATTCAAGTTTGGTATGAGATACATATTCAACAGCATAATTTACTCTGAATAAACAATTTGTGCATTTGCAATGATCATgtaacacacagagggagaggacaaCAAGGCACCAGGTGTATGGAAGACATGAGAAGAATGAGAAGGCACCACTTGAGCAAGGCTTTCCAACTATTTGGATGTTTTCATTTATAAAAAAGGTACTTGACTTATATCAAATAACAGAACACACAGTTCTTACAACCGTTTTTATCTACAGCTAAATCAAAGTATATTACATCTAAGtggcacaggtgtgtgtgtgccttgccTTGGTAATGCCTTCTGGCCATGTCTGTAGGTAGCATTTGTGACATCCCTCTAATAGGTCTTCGTGGAGCCAGGTTCAGAGTTTGCAGGTTGCCTGAGCCACTTTAGAGCTAGTCTTTCTGTTCAGGGAACGACAGATGAACGCTCCAGCATCCATCAGCTTGGGCAGGTCCACTccctgagacagagggagaaggaggacaaCAGAGTCACACACTGAAACAGGGAACTTTACATGTGTACTGACCAGTTTAAAAAGGGAACTGGGACTCCTCCAGGTCAAACATGTTGTGTTAAAAGTAAACACTGAAGACAATTCATTTTTCAATACACAGGAAATAGAACATTTTCTCGTTACAGATTGCCAGACTGTTGGACTGAGGGAGGAAGTGAAAGAGGGAGACTGATAAAGAAAGAGTGGGAAGAGGTGAATTCTCACCGTCTGAATGCCGAGTCCATGTAGCATGTACACCACATCCTCTGTGGCCACATTCCCAGAAGCCCCTTGTGCATATGGACACCCGCCCAGGCCAGCCACAGATGAGTCCACAACACTGATGCCCATCTGCAAAAACAAACAACATCTTCATGCCAAAAGTATTGCAGTACTTTTTATACACCAAATCAGAGGAGTCCTCGATATTGCACTCAGTTTCAGGTCTTACTGTGCAGTACCTGCAGGGCGATGAGGATGTTGGCCAGAGCCTGACCATAGGTGTCATGGCAGTGGACTGCCAAGGCGTCAACAGGCACCTCCCTGCTCACTGCCTCCAGCAACTCAGCCATGCCGCCCGGTGTACCCACACCTATGGTGTCGCCCAGAGAGATCTCATAGCAACCCATGGAATAAAGACGCTTGGCTACCTGCATTAGAGAAAGCAACAGGTGAAATATTCAAGCACGTTTAAACCTCTATGACACTGTTAATAAAATCTATTTGGAGTATAATTATATTTATATGGGAAGATGAAGAGACAGTTCTCAGTGCCAAGTAATAGAATGCTGGGCTTGGTCTGAGTCAGAGGAACTCACCTGAGCCACTTTGTCTGGTGACACCTGGCCCTCATATGGGCATCCCAGCACACATGACACATACCTGAGGGAACAGAGCAAGGAGGTGAGACTGATGCCCTGGAGTCAAACAACATGACTTCTTAGAGAACTGTAAACAACCCTACAGCATTTGACAGACTTTCCCATTGAAAATCACGACCGCTCCCATTttcttcctctgcctctccctatgtctgtctgtcaatctTACCCTCTGACTCGCACACCGGCCTCTTTGGCTGCTTTGGTGACCTTCTCAAAGCGCTGCAGGCTCTCATCCACAGAGCAGTTGATGTTCTTCTTACTAAACAGCTCAGAAGCAGCCCCAAATATGGCCACCTCTGCTGCTCCTGCCTTCACCTGAGAAAATAACCAGCAACATACTTGCTCAATACCTACAGTCTAAAAATACCACAGTGCTTACAATGGTTTAATAATTAGCTTTGATGGAATTATTAAGTTACTGAGTTACATGAGTTACTCAAACATCTCTGTGTTTCTGTTATGTGTCTATTTGATGTTGAGGTGACACAGTAAGCACAGTAACGGGTGCATGGAGCCAATCAGAGATATGTACAGCTGCCTGGAAGCCCTTGAGGTTGGGGGTCAGTACGGGATAGGACACACCAGGCCGTCTGTTGATCCCCTTCATCACCTCTACCTGGTCGGCCATCTGTCAATCAGGAGGGACAGGACACATCACAAATGATACAACTGCAACTATTTTCATAGTTGAATGAATACAGTATCCATAATACACATCTGTAAAGTAAACTATGGCCGTCAC
Coding sequences within:
- the LOC135508316 gene encoding hydroxymethylglutaryl-CoA lyase, mitochondrial-like; its protein translation is MAAVMRFVNRSNFGSRMGHQCLSFSCSAAVAKSVQVGASAGKALPQRVKIVEVGPRDGLQNEKTLVPTEVKIHLIDMLSEAGLPVIEATSFVSPEWVPQMADQVEVMKGINRRPGVSYPVLTPNLKGFQAAVKAGAAEVAIFGAASELFSKKNINCSVDESLQRFEKVTKAAKEAGVRVRGYVSCVLGCPYEGQVSPDKVAQVAKRLYSMGCYEISLGDTIGVGTPGGMAELLEAVSREVPVDALAVHCHDTYGQALANILIALQMGISVVDSSVAGLGGCPYAQGASGNVATEDVVYMLHGLGIQTGVDLPKLMDAGAFICRSLNRKTSSKVAQATCKL